The following proteins are encoded in a genomic region of Burkholderia stabilis:
- a CDS encoding CaiB/BaiF CoA transferase family protein produces MKQTPHGQPMQPPLRNLRVLDLTHFLSGPFATMILGDLGAEIIKIEPPGGDPTRQIPPFHDDGVGTFYFSVNRNKKSLVLDLKRDDDRETFLSLVETADVVCENFRPGVLERLGIGYDTLVERKPDIVLCSIFGFDSEGEYADRPAVDTLVQALSGVMSLTGERDGPPARVGIQIGDTGAGLWAAIAVLAGLQGRHADGKPRHVEVSLFDAQLGLLVWQAQDFLSFGTVYTRMGTRHATLPPSQAFRCADGRYVYATPSALPRWWRGYCEALHLPHLETDARFSDLSLRQRNRDELETLLEAQFASRDSDYWVEQFRKHDVPAALVQTVKEAFEFPTVKRRNMIISVSNANGSVARMVGNPVKTGAEERFSVPPGLGEHTHEILEHIKARSGIHDEHNK; encoded by the coding sequence ATGAAGCAAACGCCACACGGACAACCCATGCAGCCCCCTTTGCGCAACTTGCGCGTCCTTGACCTGACCCATTTCTTGTCGGGTCCATTCGCAACGATGATCCTCGGAGATCTGGGTGCGGAAATTATCAAGATCGAGCCGCCGGGCGGTGATCCCACCCGGCAGATACCGCCATTTCATGACGATGGTGTTGGTACGTTCTATTTCAGCGTTAACCGGAACAAGAAGAGTTTGGTGCTTGATCTGAAGCGTGACGACGATCGTGAAACCTTTCTCTCTCTCGTGGAAACTGCCGATGTCGTGTGCGAGAACTTTCGCCCAGGCGTGTTGGAGCGGCTGGGAATTGGTTACGACACGCTTGTCGAGCGCAAGCCGGACATCGTGCTGTGTTCGATCTTCGGATTTGACAGCGAGGGGGAGTATGCCGACCGGCCGGCCGTTGATACGCTGGTTCAGGCACTGAGCGGCGTCATGAGCCTTACCGGTGAGCGCGACGGGCCGCCGGCGCGAGTCGGTATCCAGATCGGTGATACCGGTGCGGGCTTGTGGGCTGCGATTGCCGTGCTCGCCGGATTGCAAGGGCGCCATGCCGACGGTAAGCCTCGTCATGTCGAGGTGTCATTGTTCGATGCGCAGCTCGGTCTTCTCGTCTGGCAGGCTCAGGATTTCCTGTCGTTTGGAACCGTTTATACGCGCATGGGAACAAGGCACGCGACGTTGCCGCCGAGTCAAGCATTCCGGTGCGCAGACGGGCGCTATGTCTACGCTACACCCAGCGCGTTACCTCGCTGGTGGCGGGGCTACTGCGAAGCACTTCATCTCCCTCACCTCGAGACGGATGCACGTTTTTCCGATCTGTCGTTGCGACAGCGTAATCGAGATGAGCTTGAAACGTTGCTCGAAGCACAGTTTGCGAGCCGCGACTCGGATTACTGGGTCGAGCAGTTTCGAAAACACGACGTTCCTGCGGCCCTGGTGCAAACCGTAAAGGAAGCATTTGAGTTCCCAACTGTCAAGCGTCGAAACATGATCATTAGTGTTAGTAATGCGAATGGAAGTGTCGCTCGCATGGTTGGAAACCCGGTCAAGACAGGGGCGGAGGAGCGGTTCAGCGTACCACCGGGACTTGGTGAGCACACGCACGAAATTCTTGAACATATCAAAGCACGGAGTGGCATTCACGATGAACACAACAAATAA
- a CDS encoding enoyl-CoA hydratase, whose product MNTTNNSPSSEDPVLFETVGNVALLTLNRPEVRNAQNGALLYALDRAFERFAYDDSLSVAILSGRGPHFSSGHDLGKTADRETSFDRRSLWWDHVGKRGADNRFARESELYVGLCRRWRDLPKPTIAAVHGACIMGGLMLAWSCDLIVASDDAYFADAAVDFGIPGVELFAHPWELGSRRAKELLFTAERLTAADAHRLGMVSRVVPRAQLMDEALTLASRIAERPRLGLALAKQAVNQCDDLMGYRSGTDLAFGLHHLAHTHNAEVGESPNGKGSPQAVKRALAGD is encoded by the coding sequence ATGAACACAACAAATAATTCGCCGTCGTCCGAGGACCCGGTTTTGTTCGAAACGGTCGGCAACGTGGCGTTGCTTACGCTGAATCGCCCTGAAGTTCGAAATGCCCAGAATGGTGCGCTCCTGTATGCACTGGATCGTGCATTTGAGCGATTTGCCTACGACGATTCACTCTCTGTCGCCATCTTGAGCGGGCGTGGACCGCACTTTTCTTCCGGGCATGATCTGGGGAAAACGGCGGACCGAGAAACGTCATTTGACCGCCGATCGCTATGGTGGGATCACGTTGGAAAACGTGGCGCCGACAACCGGTTCGCCCGCGAAAGCGAGCTGTACGTCGGACTATGCCGGCGCTGGCGTGACCTGCCTAAGCCGACAATTGCCGCCGTGCACGGTGCATGCATCATGGGCGGTTTGATGCTCGCATGGTCATGCGACTTGATTGTCGCAAGTGACGATGCGTATTTTGCCGATGCTGCAGTTGATTTTGGTATCCCGGGTGTCGAGTTGTTTGCTCATCCATGGGAACTGGGCAGTCGCCGCGCGAAGGAACTGCTCTTTACCGCGGAGCGTCTGACTGCCGCGGATGCACATCGGCTCGGCATGGTCAGTAGAGTGGTTCCGCGTGCGCAGTTGATGGATGAGGCGCTCACACTTGCTTCGCGTATCGCCGAGCGACCACGCCTGGGGTTGGCGCTTGCGAAACAGGCCGTCAATCAGTGCGACGACCTGATGGGTTACCGCAGCGGCACCGACTTGGCGTTCGGCCTTCATCACCTTGCGCATACGCACAACGCTGAAGTGGGTGAGAGTCCGAACGGGAAAGGTTCGCCACAGGCAGTGAAGCGTGCACTGGCTGGTGATTGA
- a CDS encoding porin, whose amino-acid sequence MAATMLCVVAGTVHAQNVTLYGIVDGAITMAWPGYGSHVAFREDSGVSNGSRFGFLGNEDLGGGLHAKFQLENGFASNTGVAQQGGAIFGRQAWVGLTSDRGWSVTLGRQYSPVDISLALSDAASQIFWGNTLVTGNGIYQSPLATSGSAGLNSTARVNNSLLGSFSRGSFELKVIGSTGDQNAARTGFLYGGSLTYSNDAVYLTAAFNRFRQYAADIPTGAAGAWQTEATFGVVYRFGFGKVYAGYYFFNPSEENKNLTATTFTSTNTYWIGIRIPVFVVDDLIAEVLRTRFNYADSHGSGTTIGITYAHYLSKKTTVYVTYGQVNNAANAAAILWGGTAVVSYPGKPGANPRAFSIGIRQLF is encoded by the coding sequence GTGGCTGCGACCATGCTTTGCGTGGTCGCAGGGACGGTGCACGCACAAAACGTGACACTGTATGGAATAGTCGATGGGGCGATCACGATGGCCTGGCCGGGATACGGCAGCCACGTCGCGTTCCGGGAGGATTCGGGTGTCAGCAATGGGAGCCGTTTCGGTTTCCTCGGTAATGAAGATCTCGGCGGTGGTTTGCACGCGAAGTTCCAGCTTGAGAATGGATTCGCATCTAATACGGGTGTGGCCCAGCAGGGCGGTGCGATCTTCGGGCGCCAGGCGTGGGTTGGTTTGACATCCGATCGAGGCTGGAGTGTGACTCTTGGCAGGCAGTATTCACCGGTCGATATCTCGCTCGCGCTGAGCGACGCAGCATCTCAGATATTCTGGGGCAATACGCTCGTGACCGGAAACGGTATCTATCAGAGCCCGCTCGCGACGAGTGGATCAGCGGGCCTCAATTCGACTGCTCGGGTCAACAATTCGCTCCTGGGTAGCTTCAGTCGCGGCAGTTTCGAGTTGAAGGTTATCGGTTCCACCGGCGACCAGAACGCGGCGCGAACAGGCTTTTTATACGGCGGTAGTCTCACTTACTCAAACGACGCGGTCTATCTGACAGCCGCATTCAACCGATTTCGCCAATATGCGGCCGATATCCCGACAGGTGCGGCGGGAGCCTGGCAAACGGAGGCGACATTCGGTGTGGTCTACCGTTTCGGCTTCGGCAAGGTCTACGCGGGTTACTATTTTTTCAATCCATCAGAAGAGAACAAGAATTTGACCGCGACGACGTTTACCAGTACCAATACTTATTGGATCGGCATTCGTATCCCGGTGTTTGTGGTCGACGATCTGATCGCCGAGGTACTTCGAACCCGATTCAACTATGCAGACTCGCACGGGTCGGGGACAACCATCGGCATAACGTATGCACACTATCTGTCGAAGAAAACGACTGTCTACGTTACGTACGGTCAGGTCAACAACGCAGCGAACGCGGCAGCGATCTTATGGGGCGGTACTGCAGTGGTCAGCTATCCTGGGAAGCCGGGGGCAAACCCGCGGGCGTTCTCCATCGGAATTCGACAATTGTTTTGA
- a CDS encoding GntR family transcriptional regulator, translating into MSTSDAAQLRDQIYEELQRQLLSGQFATGTALTEMKLAERLGVSRTPVREALMRLLDEGLVEARPSGTRVVIDLRRKVAEILQIRLQLEPLAVGLAAHHVNTADLDELNVLQDKIETLSKDWNANTDTLLDLNRQFHRQIVGHCGNKSLIETLDRMSPFAVFPRTLTLYSDAQRMQAFAEHRDILDALWTRDQATAEAVSRTHLMRGAAAIKMALG; encoded by the coding sequence ATGTCGACTAGTGATGCAGCGCAATTGCGTGATCAGATATATGAGGAATTGCAGCGCCAGTTGCTTTCCGGGCAGTTCGCGACCGGTACCGCGTTGACCGAAATGAAGCTTGCGGAGCGGCTCGGCGTCAGCCGTACTCCCGTTCGCGAAGCATTGATGCGCCTGCTTGATGAGGGGCTCGTTGAGGCTCGACCGAGCGGAACACGTGTTGTGATCGACTTGCGGAGAAAAGTCGCCGAGATTTTGCAAATTCGCCTTCAGTTGGAACCGTTGGCGGTTGGGCTCGCCGCTCACCATGTCAATACTGCTGATCTTGATGAGCTCAACGTGCTGCAAGACAAAATCGAGACCTTGTCGAAGGACTGGAACGCCAATACGGACACCCTGCTTGATCTCAATCGGCAGTTCCATCGTCAAATTGTCGGACACTGCGGCAACAAAAGTCTGATCGAGACTCTGGATAGAATGAGTCCGTTTGCTGTTTTTCCACGAACACTGACGTTGTATAGCGATGCGCAGCGCATGCAAGCATTCGCCGAGCATCGCGATATCCTCGATGCATTATGGACACGCGATCAAGCGACAGCGGAAGCCGTCTCCCGCACGCACCTGATGCGCGGCGCCGCTGCGATCAAGATGGCGCTCGGTTAA
- a CDS encoding flavin-containing monooxygenase: MTLLRKREDQVRITERYDVDAVIVGAGFSGMYMLHKLRALGLSTIVFERGAGVGGTWYWNRYPGARCDIESADYSYSFSDELQQEWRWSERYATQPEILRYVNHVADRFDLRRDIRFNTQVTHASYDESAGAWDVLTDRGECVRARFFILATGCLSVANLPDIRGCDAYDGDVYHTGDWPHQAVDFSGKRVAVIGTGSSAIQSIPLIAERADHVFVLQRTPNFSVPARNAPITDAQDDEIKKGYVKRRQTARYNSGGVNRIDSTVGALDVSADAREREYERKWREGGLNFASTFADLRVDEAANETAADFIRRKIRETVRDSKMAETLVPTGYPFAAKRPCVDTNYYETFNRDNVTLVDLRRTPIAEITALGVQAGDTHYDVDAIVFATGFDAMTGAIHAIDIRGRDGKQLRDHWMAGPRTYLGLMSAGFPNLFIVASVGSPSVLSNMMTSIEQHVDWISTCIGRVRAENIGTIEAAPAAEQVWVEHVNALAASTLFPRGTSWYMGANIPGKPRIFMPYAGGVGRYRKLCEKIEEFGYPGFLLDQRDCESINGVTRSTTMSVESIIEASAPFDTAVSE, from the coding sequence ATGACACTGCTGCGCAAGCGTGAAGACCAAGTACGTATCACAGAGCGCTACGATGTGGACGCTGTCATCGTTGGCGCGGGCTTTTCGGGAATGTATATGCTCCATAAGCTGCGTGCACTCGGACTGTCGACTATCGTTTTCGAACGTGGTGCCGGGGTCGGAGGAACGTGGTACTGGAACCGCTATCCGGGTGCTCGATGCGACATCGAAAGCGCGGACTACTCGTATTCATTCTCGGACGAACTTCAGCAGGAGTGGCGGTGGTCCGAGCGTTATGCCACGCAACCCGAAATTCTCCGGTATGTGAATCACGTTGCGGATCGATTCGATTTACGTCGAGATATCCGGTTCAACACGCAAGTAACGCATGCAAGCTATGACGAATCCGCCGGCGCATGGGATGTACTGACCGATCGCGGAGAATGCGTCCGTGCACGCTTTTTCATACTCGCGACGGGTTGTCTGTCGGTCGCGAACCTGCCAGATATCCGCGGATGCGACGCTTACGACGGTGATGTCTACCATACGGGGGACTGGCCGCACCAGGCGGTAGATTTCTCCGGCAAGAGAGTTGCCGTGATCGGTACGGGGTCATCGGCGATCCAGTCGATTCCACTGATCGCCGAGCGCGCGGATCACGTCTTCGTGCTTCAGCGTACCCCGAATTTTAGCGTACCAGCCCGCAATGCACCGATCACTGACGCGCAGGATGACGAGATCAAGAAGGGGTATGTCAAACGTAGACAGACTGCGCGTTACAACTCCGGCGGTGTCAATCGGATCGACTCAACGGTCGGCGCGTTGGACGTATCTGCTGACGCGCGTGAGCGCGAGTACGAGCGCAAATGGCGGGAAGGCGGCCTGAACTTTGCGTCGACATTCGCGGACCTGCGCGTCGATGAGGCCGCGAATGAAACGGCCGCAGATTTCATCCGCCGAAAAATCCGCGAAACAGTGCGGGATTCGAAAATGGCCGAAACCCTGGTCCCGACAGGCTATCCGTTTGCTGCCAAGCGGCCATGCGTGGATACGAACTATTACGAGACGTTCAATCGGGACAACGTGACCCTCGTCGATCTGCGTCGGACGCCGATTGCGGAGATTACGGCCCTCGGCGTACAAGCCGGAGATACACACTACGATGTCGACGCAATCGTGTTTGCCACCGGGTTTGACGCGATGACGGGCGCGATCCATGCAATCGATATCCGTGGTCGGGACGGCAAGCAACTGCGTGACCACTGGATGGCTGGGCCCCGTACTTATCTTGGCCTGATGAGCGCTGGGTTTCCGAATCTGTTCATTGTCGCTTCGGTGGGAAGCCCATCGGTCCTAAGTAACATGATGACGTCGATTGAACAGCACGTCGACTGGATCTCGACCTGCATCGGACGCGTTCGCGCGGAGAACATCGGCACCATCGAGGCCGCTCCTGCCGCAGAGCAAGTATGGGTGGAGCACGTCAACGCATTAGCGGCCTCGACGCTCTTCCCGCGCGGCACGTCGTGGTACATGGGTGCAAACATTCCAGGAAAGCCGCGAATCTTCATGCCATATGCAGGAGGTGTTGGTCGGTATCGTAAGTTGTGCGAAAAGATAGAGGAATTTGGATACCCTGGATTCCTCCTGGATCAGCGCGACTGTGAATCCATCAATGGCGTGACGCGATCGACGACGATGTCCGTCGAGTCGATTATTGAGGCTAGCGCCCCTTTCGATACCGCAGTTTCCGAGTAA
- a CDS encoding alcohol dehydrogenase has translation MKSFQIEEFGEPLVEADASTPQPVGNQVLLKVLGAGMCHSDLHIWEGSYEMGHGRKRLSFSERGMKLPVTLGHETAGEVVAIGPDVTDVKVGDIRLVYPWIGCGTCSVCRAGDEHMCAKPAYIGVQQPGGYSDHVLVPHARYLLDLGGLDPVDAAPYACSGITAYGAVKKVRDAFESPIVIIGAGGLGLMAVSLLKAMGGRGAIVLDVDARKRDAAIHAGAMAAIDASARNALEQVLAIAGGPVRAVIDFVGNPETATLGFDSLAKGGKLVMVGLFGGGAPWPLPFIPIKAVTIQGSYVGSLRETQELLDLVREKNLRPIPVTRLKLAGVNEALANLQSGKLVGRGVLVP, from the coding sequence ATGAAAAGTTTTCAGATTGAGGAATTCGGTGAGCCTCTTGTCGAAGCGGATGCCTCGACGCCGCAACCCGTCGGCAACCAGGTCTTGCTGAAAGTGCTCGGTGCGGGCATGTGCCATAGCGACCTTCATATTTGGGAGGGTTCTTATGAAATGGGGCATGGCCGAAAGCGGCTATCGTTTTCAGAGCGAGGAATGAAGTTGCCGGTCACGCTGGGCCACGAAACGGCCGGCGAGGTCGTAGCGATCGGGCCGGACGTGACGGACGTCAAAGTCGGCGATATCCGCCTGGTCTATCCGTGGATCGGCTGCGGCACGTGCTCTGTTTGTCGTGCCGGCGACGAACACATGTGCGCGAAACCCGCGTATATCGGCGTGCAACAACCGGGCGGTTACTCGGACCACGTGCTTGTTCCTCATGCGCGCTATTTGCTTGACCTGGGCGGCCTCGATCCGGTCGATGCCGCACCGTACGCGTGTTCGGGCATTACAGCCTATGGCGCCGTTAAGAAAGTGCGTGATGCATTCGAATCGCCGATTGTGATTATTGGGGCTGGTGGACTCGGGTTGATGGCCGTATCGCTGCTAAAGGCGATGGGCGGTCGCGGTGCGATCGTGCTGGATGTCGACGCTCGCAAGCGCGATGCCGCCATTCATGCCGGCGCGATGGCAGCAATCGATGCGTCGGCACGCAACGCACTGGAACAGGTTCTTGCAATCGCCGGCGGCCCAGTGCGAGCGGTGATCGATTTCGTTGGAAACCCGGAAACTGCGACGCTCGGTTTCGACAGCCTGGCCAAAGGCGGCAAGTTAGTGATGGTCGGCTTGTTCGGTGGAGGTGCGCCGTGGCCGCTTCCATTCATTCCGATCAAGGCAGTGACGATCCAGGGAAGTTACGTCGGCAGCTTGCGTGAAACTCAGGAACTGCTCGATCTGGTACGCGAGAAAAACCTTCGGCCGATTCCCGTCACTCGCCTCAAGCTTGCTGGCGTCAATGAAGCACTCGCGAACCTTCAAAGCGGGAAGCTCGTCGGCCGAGGCGTGCTTGTTCCCTGA
- a CDS encoding alpha/beta hydrolase — MPIDSEILPYVAQFEQALGAPLHHIEPVELRKLTGRVGSIARPADVAVSDRVVVHAGREVQVRIYRPAVASRASRRALLFFHGGGWVIGSIDSYDDVAVDIALSARCTVISVEYSLAPECPYPAALRDGEAVVDWLEMHASELDIDPEHVAIGGDSAGGNLAAALCVKYRDRGDRVPFRFQWLLYPALDVDVDRPSYLANAEAPILGRNTMIWFLHQYLGDAWRAPDVYAAPYRVRKLAGLPATFIHTASFDPLHDEGAEFAEQLKAAGIRCSHRNADDLVHGFIRMRNISTRARIEFSAACAALDDGLAETPTT; from the coding sequence ATGCCAATCGATTCCGAAATTTTGCCATATGTAGCGCAGTTCGAGCAGGCACTCGGTGCCCCGTTGCATCACATTGAACCAGTCGAGCTGCGCAAACTCACCGGCCGTGTCGGTTCCATCGCAAGGCCGGCGGACGTCGCGGTGAGCGATCGCGTTGTCGTCCATGCGGGGCGCGAGGTGCAGGTTCGCATCTATCGTCCTGCAGTCGCATCGCGTGCGAGTCGTCGCGCGCTGTTGTTCTTTCATGGCGGTGGTTGGGTCATCGGCAGCATCGACAGTTACGACGACGTCGCGGTTGACATCGCGTTATCAGCGCGCTGTACCGTGATTTCTGTCGAATATTCGCTTGCCCCCGAATGTCCATATCCCGCAGCACTACGCGACGGTGAAGCGGTTGTCGACTGGCTCGAGATGCACGCGTCCGAACTGGATATCGATCCTGAACACGTCGCGATTGGTGGTGACAGCGCAGGCGGAAATCTTGCCGCTGCACTATGCGTCAAGTACCGGGACCGCGGAGATCGGGTGCCGTTCCGGTTTCAGTGGCTGTTGTATCCCGCTTTGGATGTCGATGTCGACCGGCCATCGTACCTTGCGAATGCCGAGGCGCCCATTCTCGGGCGCAATACGATGATCTGGTTTCTTCATCAGTATCTTGGCGACGCCTGGCGAGCCCCGGATGTCTATGCCGCTCCGTACCGGGTGCGTAAGCTTGCTGGCCTGCCGGCCACATTCATTCATACCGCGTCGTTCGATCCGTTGCATGACGAAGGGGCCGAATTTGCGGAACAGCTGAAGGCTGCAGGTATACGTTGTTCGCACCGCAATGCCGACGATCTCGTGCACGGTTTCATTCGGATGAGAAACATCAGCACCCGTGCGCGAATCGAGTTTTCCGCTGCGTGTGCGGCACTCGACGACGGATTAGCTGAAACACCAACGACGTGA
- a CDS encoding NAD-dependent succinate-semialdehyde dehydrogenase, translated as MRNEQTIHHYPDVRLFIGGEWRSASDGGRIPVNDPATGDVIGTVACATRADLEQAVNAAERSLEKWRGVSPVERAEILCEAARLLRTRIDEIAWLLTREQGKPLAQAAAEISASADMTQWLAEEGRRTFGRVIPSRSTNVLQYTTKFPVGPVAAFTPWNFPVNQVARKLAAALAAGCSVIVKAPEETPASPAALIQAFVDAGVPAGVVNLVYGVPEEISEFLIPHPAIAKISFTGSTAVGKHLAALAGQYMKRSTMELGGHAPVLIFDDADIDKAVEVLITTKFRNAGQVCASPTRFLLQEGIAEHFIDKFVTAAQSLQIGSGLDPQVQMGPLANERRAPALEALIDDAVGRGAKLLMGGGRLPGRGNFFPPTVLANLPTTARIMNEEPFGPVVLLNRFRTLDEAIKEANRLPYGLASYAYSRSASTIHAVGTRIVAGMTTINHSGLGLPEVPFGGVRDSGYGEEGGPDAVEPYLVNKFVTVAT; from the coding sequence ATGCGTAACGAACAAACGATTCACCACTACCCGGACGTCAGATTATTCATTGGGGGCGAATGGCGGAGTGCTTCCGACGGTGGCAGAATTCCCGTCAATGATCCAGCGACTGGCGACGTGATTGGAACCGTCGCGTGCGCGACGCGCGCAGACCTCGAGCAGGCGGTGAACGCAGCGGAACGGAGTTTGGAGAAATGGCGTGGCGTATCACCTGTCGAGCGTGCTGAGATTTTGTGTGAAGCAGCGCGATTGCTTCGCACCCGTATTGACGAAATCGCGTGGCTCTTGACGCGCGAGCAAGGCAAGCCGCTTGCGCAAGCCGCAGCCGAAATCTCCGCGTCCGCAGACATGACGCAATGGTTGGCAGAGGAGGGGCGGCGAACATTCGGACGCGTGATTCCGTCCCGTTCGACCAATGTGTTGCAGTACACGACGAAGTTTCCGGTCGGCCCGGTGGCCGCGTTCACACCATGGAATTTCCCAGTCAATCAGGTCGCGCGCAAGCTTGCGGCGGCGTTGGCAGCTGGCTGCTCAGTGATCGTTAAAGCACCCGAGGAAACTCCCGCGTCTCCGGCAGCGTTGATTCAAGCTTTCGTCGATGCGGGCGTGCCTGCAGGTGTCGTTAATCTCGTCTACGGCGTACCGGAGGAAATCTCTGAGTTCCTGATTCCACATCCCGCGATCGCGAAGATTTCGTTCACAGGTTCGACGGCAGTCGGTAAGCATCTTGCGGCACTGGCTGGGCAGTACATGAAGCGCTCCACCATGGAGCTCGGCGGCCATGCACCGGTCCTCATCTTTGATGATGCTGATATCGACAAGGCGGTCGAAGTCCTGATCACCACCAAGTTCAGAAATGCCGGTCAGGTATGTGCGTCTCCGACACGCTTCTTACTCCAAGAAGGGATCGCAGAGCATTTCATCGACAAGTTCGTTACGGCGGCGCAGTCGCTTCAAATTGGTAGTGGGCTTGACCCTCAAGTACAGATGGGCCCGCTCGCGAACGAGCGGCGCGCACCGGCACTCGAAGCGCTCATTGATGACGCTGTCGGTCGAGGGGCGAAACTACTTATGGGCGGCGGGCGTCTTCCAGGCCGCGGCAACTTCTTCCCACCGACTGTGCTCGCCAATTTGCCGACGACAGCACGGATCATGAACGAGGAACCGTTTGGCCCCGTCGTTCTGCTGAACCGATTCCGGACACTGGACGAAGCCATCAAAGAGGCGAATCGACTGCCGTATGGGCTTGCTTCCTACGCTTACTCACGCTCGGCATCGACAATTCATGCCGTCGGCACCCGTATCGTGGCAGGCATGACGACTATCAACCACAGTGGACTTGGATTGCCGGAGGTGCCGTTTGGCGGGGTGCGCGATTCCGGCTACGGAGAGGAGGGGGGGCCGGACGCTGTCGAACCCTATTTGGTCAACAAGTTCGTGACTGTAGCGACCTAG
- a CDS encoding SDR family NAD(P)-dependent oxidoreductase — protein sequence MVRGKNTVCHWCGGALGAAVVSSLAGKGATICAVDRTSACLDVLRATVPQPRFLAIEADVTDESQMAEAVQDVCRHYGRIDVFYNNAGVEGVILPIEDYPLAAFDTVMRVNVVGIFLGLKYVLPVMYHQGYGSVINVSSVAGLIGSPNMSAYIASKHTVVGLTRAAAAEAAPRGVRVNCINPGPIESRMMQSVDQSRGDGVAQRSKQVIPAGRYGRPHEVAALVAFLASDGASYCNGACYSVDGGLTSIPRR from the coding sequence ATCGTTCGAGGGAAAAATACTGTTTGTCACTGGTGCGGGGGAGCGCTCGGAGCCGCCGTTGTGTCGAGTCTGGCCGGAAAAGGCGCAACCATTTGCGCGGTCGATCGAACTAGCGCTTGCTTAGACGTCTTACGTGCAACTGTCCCACAACCTCGATTTCTGGCTATTGAGGCAGATGTAACCGACGAATCGCAGATGGCGGAAGCAGTGCAAGACGTTTGTAGGCACTATGGACGGATTGATGTCTTCTATAACAACGCGGGCGTGGAGGGCGTTATTTTGCCGATCGAAGACTACCCGTTAGCAGCCTTCGATACTGTGATGCGGGTCAACGTCGTGGGGATATTCCTCGGTCTGAAGTACGTATTGCCTGTCATGTACCACCAGGGGTATGGCAGTGTGATAAACGTGTCAAGCGTAGCTGGTTTGATCGGCTCGCCGAACATGTCGGCCTACATCGCGTCGAAGCACACCGTCGTCGGCCTGACTCGAGCGGCAGCAGCGGAAGCGGCACCGCGCGGTGTTCGCGTCAACTGCATTAATCCTGGGCCGATAGAGAGCAGGATGATGCAATCGGTTGACCAGAGCCGCGGTGATGGCGTCGCGCAGCGTTCGAAGCAGGTTATTCCAGCCGGGCGCTATGGGCGGCCACACGAGGTGGCGGCTCTTGTTGCATTCCTTGCGAGTGATGGGGCGTCGTATTGCAATGGCGCTTGCTATTCCGTTGACGGGGGCCTTACTTCCATTCCTCGGAGATAG
- a CDS encoding DUF3564 domain-containing protein, whose amino-acid sequence MRITLHLDTFACDTPSAYAILWIDTTMRRWSREGHAGMDLPAWGTLVHEGSTTRMTGPDNAGTLCWLDDFDLEAPSGPFEGEAGRARWLRDARQAPVPGTWRVQWIDDTTVIPEHEVFTGDEEG is encoded by the coding sequence GTGCGAATCACCCTGCATCTCGATACTTTCGCCTGCGACACCCCTTCGGCCTATGCCATTCTCTGGATCGACACGACCATGCGCCGCTGGTCGCGCGAAGGTCATGCAGGGATGGATCTGCCCGCGTGGGGGACGCTCGTCCACGAAGGCAGTACCACCCGGATGACGGGTCCCGACAACGCCGGCACCCTATGCTGGCTCGACGATTTCGATCTCGAAGCACCGTCCGGGCCGTTCGAAGGCGAAGCCGGCCGTGCGCGCTGGCTGCGCGACGCACGGCAAGCGCCAGTGCCTGGCACATGGCGAGTGCAGTGGATCGACGATACGACGGTGATACCGGAACACGAGGTATTCACCGGCGACGAAGAAGGTTAG
- a CDS encoding c-type cytochrome produces the protein MTTAPMTRMPGYLLALAWLASGTASAQVQEPAALIDQQHCMFCHTSDMPFLAPSFHEIAERYRNTPHAEDILANKLRLGGRAHWGDTAMPLPAERGGSLSSEDAHTLIRWVMSQ, from the coding sequence ATGACGACCGCTCCAATGACACGCATGCCGGGATACCTGCTCGCCCTCGCGTGGCTCGCGAGCGGGACGGCATCCGCCCAGGTGCAGGAGCCCGCCGCGCTCATCGATCAGCAGCATTGCATGTTCTGTCACACCTCGGACATGCCGTTCCTCGCACCGTCGTTCCACGAGATTGCGGAACGGTATCGGAACACGCCGCATGCCGAGGACATCCTCGCGAACAAGCTGAGATTGGGCGGGCGCGCGCACTGGGGAGACACCGCGATGCCGCTGCCCGCCGAGCGTGGCGGCTCGCTGTCATCCGAGGATGCGCATACGCTGATTCGCTGGGTCATGAGCCAGTAA